In the genome of Nonomuraea sp. NBC_00507, the window GGGCAGGGGCCGACGATGTGGGTGGCCATCGCGCTGCCCGCGCCGCTGACGTTCGTGTTGCCGTGGCTGGAGGCCGACTGGCGCCTCCTGCTGTTCGGGCTGTACGAATTCTGCGTCGGGGCCTCAGTGGTGGTCTACAACGTCACCCAGCTCAGCTTCCGCCAGGCCATCACGCCCGAGCCGCTGCTCGGCAGGATGAACGCCACCATCCGCTTCGTCGTCTGGGGGACGATGCCGCTGGGCGGAGTGATCGGTGGCGTGCTGGGCGAGGTGATCGGGGTGCGGAACACGCTCCTGGTGGCAGCGCTCGGGGCCTGCCTGGCGTTCCTGTGGCTGGTCACCTCGCCCCTGCGCTCGATGCGCGAGCTGCCCGTACCGGCGAGCGCCACGCAGTAGTCGCACACCCCGGATCCGCTTACGCCGGGCCCGATCGTACGCCGTCGGCCGGTTCTGAGCCGCACCGGCGATTATCCGCGCGCATCCGCGGCCCGGACGTGCCAGTCTTGAACACGTGCTGCCGGACCGCCCAACCAAACTCGTGCCGCCCGTGCTGGCCAGGATGGCCGCGTGGTGCGTGTGCCTGATCCTCGTCGGCGTGGTCGTCTATTTCTTCGCCCTGGTCATCGCCCGGCTCACGTTCGTGGCGCTGCCGGTGGCGATCGCGCTGCTGCTGACCGCGCTGCTGTTCCCGTTGACCAACCGCCTGCGGAAGGCGGGCATACGGCCGATCTACGCGACCTGGATCACCATGCTGGTGGCCCTGACCGTGCTCGTCGGCACCGGCTGGCTGGTCGGGGCGCGGGCCGGCGAGGAGTTCCCCAACCTGGTCAAGCAGGTGCAGTCGACCGCTCGCGACGTGCAGGACTGGCTGATCACCGGCCCGTTGCACCTCGAACAGACGCAGATCACCGCCTACGTCGACGAGATCGCCAACATCATCAACACGCAACGCCAGGCCATCACCGGCACCGTGCTGAGCGCCGGCGCGGCCGCCCTCGAGGTGCTCGCGTCCATCGTGCTCCTACTGTTCGTGACATTCTTCCTGCTCAAGGACGGCGAGCGGATCTGGGCGTGGTTCCTGCGGGGATTCGGCGGGATGGCGCCGCGCGTGGACCGGGCGGGGCGGGTCGCGTGGACCACGCTCTCCCACTACGTGCAGGGCACCGTGGCGGTGGCGGCGGTGCACGGGCTGGTCATGGGCATCGTGCTGGCCGGCATGGGCGTGCCCCTGTGGGCGCCGCTGGCGGTGCTGATCTTCTTCGCCAGCTTCATCCCCATCGTCGGCATCTTCTTCGCCGGCACGGTGGCCACGCTCGTCACGCTGGGTGCGAAGGGGCTCGTGCTCGCGCTGGTCTTCCTCGGGATCCTCATCGTGGAGCAGCAGCTGGAAAATCATGTGCTGCAGCCGCTCATCGTGGGGCGGGCGCTCAACTTCCATCCGCTGGCGATCATCCTGGTGCTGTCCATCGGGGGCATCCTGGCGGGCATCGCGGGGGCGGCCGTGGCCGTGCCGGTGGCGGCGGTGCTCTACCGGGCGCTGCCGGAGCTCAGGCACGAGCCGCCGGCCCTGCCGCCGCCCGAGGACCATGTCGAGCCACCGCCCGGCGGCGAGCCACCGCGGCCTGCACCCCGGCCTGTTCCCGCAGAGGGCACGCCGCCCGCGGCAGGGCCGCCTTCGGCCGGCGGGACTCCCCCCGCGGGCGGAACTCGGTCGGAGCACGAACGCGGCACGGGCACAGCGCGCACCGAAGACGCGTAAGGCATGGGCGTGGCGCGTGCCGTGGACGGCCGGTGTGAGGCGGAGCGCGGACCCGGGACGGGCAGGGCCGGGACACGGAGTAACCTCGTCACCCGTGACCCGTTCCTCCCTCACCACCCCGCCACACGGCGCCGGTGTGCCCGCGGCGCACCCCGACGCGCCGCCGGGCACCCACCTGGGCTCCCATTACAGCCGCTGCTTCGGGTGCGGCGATGACCACCCGACCGGCCTGCACCTCACGGCCAGGACCCCCGACGGCGCGACCGTCGAGGCCGAGTTCACGGTGGGGGAGGCGCACCAGGGCGCGCCCATGCTGGCGCACGGCGGCGTGCTGGCCGCCGCCATGGATGAGGTCATCGGTATGTCTGTTTACCTGTTCCGCAAGCCCTATGTGACGGGACGGCTGGAGACCGACTACCTTCTCCCCGTTCCCGTGGGCACGACACTCCACCTGCGCGCCTGGTGCAACGGCATCGCGGGCAGGAAGGCGTACCTTGAGGCAGAGGGGCGCATCGGCGCCCCCGACGGACCGGTCGCCGTCCGCGCGGCAGCGCTGTTCATCGAGGTGAATATGGAGCACTTCGCCAAGCACGGCGACCTGGCCGCCATCGCCGCAGAGCACCAGGACTACGAGGTGAACCCTTGAGCAACGTGGAGGTCCTCATCCACCGGCTCGACGCCGAGCTGCCGATGCCGTCCTATGCCCATCCGGGAGACGCGGGCGCCGATCTCTACGCGGCTGAGGACGTCGAGCTGCTGCCCGGCGAGCGGGCCGTGGTCGGGACGGGCGTGGCGATCGCCCTCCCCGACGGCTATGCGGCGTTCGTCCATCCGCGCTCGGGGCTGGCGGCCAGGCACGGGGTCACCATGGTCAACGCGCCCGGCACGGTCGACGCCGGCTACCGGGGCGAGATCAAGGTGACGTTGATCAACACGGACGCCAAGGAGCCGTTCCGGCTCCAGCGCGGTGACCGCGTGGCGCAACTCGTGATCCAGCGGGTCGAGCGTGCGGCGTTCTCCGAGGTCGAGCGCCTGCCGGGCTCAGTACGCGGCGCGAACGGCTTCGGATCGACGGGACGTTGACGGACGGGTCGTTCCGCGGCCCAAGCGAGCAGGGAGAGTGAGTAAAGTGTTCCGACGTCGTCGTCGGCATGAGCAGCCGGAGCAGGCGGTCGCGCACGAGCAGGAGCCTGCCGCCCCCACGCGGGAGTCCGGCCCCTGGGACGCCGACGAGCCTCACCCGGACACCGACAGGATCGACTACGGCGGCCTGCGGCTGCCGGACATCCCCGATTTCGACCTACGGCCGGCCACGGTCGGCGACCAGCACGTCAGCGTCGTCGTCCGCTACGACGACAGCATGCTGTCGCTGCAGGCGCTGGCCGCCCCGCGCAGTTCGGGCCTGTGGGACGATGTGAAGACCAAGATCCGGGCGCAGGCGAAGGACCTGGAGGAGCGGGAAGGCCCGTTCGGCACCGAACTGAGCGGCGAGGTCAAGGCCGCCGACGGCACTGTCATGCCGGTCCGTTACCTCGGCATCGACGGCCCACGATGGCTCCTGCTGGCGCTGATCTCCGGCAAGGGGGCGCGCGACGAGGCGGTCTTCGGGGCGTTCGCCGACTTCATCAAGGATGTCGTGGTGGTCCGCGGCGACGAGCCGATGGCCCGGGAGGAGCCGATCCCGCTGCGCCGGCCCAATGAGCAGACCGGCGAGAAGGCCGAGGAGCGGACCGGCTACGACCCCTTCCGACGAGGACCTGAAATCAGCGAGATTCGCTAAGGGCTGACATTCGCATAGGCTGATTCATCATGAGTACGGCAGAGCCCCCCAAACGCGGGGGATTGCGCGGCTTCTTCAGCCGGCTGGCATCCCCGCAGTCCGAGATCGAGGCCCAGGAGCTGCGGGAAGACGCCGATGAGGTCGGCGCGACGCCGATCGCGTCGTGTGGCGGCCGACGGCGCTTCTGCGTAGCAGGTACGCTACGTACGGTGACGCTACGTCCTAGGGGCGGTGCCCCCGCTCTCGAAGCCGAGCTCTACGACGGGTCGGATGTCATCGACCTGGTCTGGCTCGGCCGCCGCAAGATCGCGGGCATCGAGCCCGGCCGCACGGTCAAGGCCGAGGGCCTGGTCAGCATGCAGGACGGGCGCAAGGTGATGTTCAATCCACGCTACGAGCTGCGCCCAGGGAGTTGACCAGGTGAGTGCTGAGGCGGAAGAGGTCGCCCACGACACCGTGGAAGCGGCGGTGCGAGCGCAGCTCGCCAAGGCGTTGGGCGGGGTGCGCGGCATCCTCGAGGCGGCGATCCCGACGATCGCGTTCACGGTGTCCTGGATCTCCACCGAGGACCTCAAACTGTCGCTCATCATCAGCATCTCGCTGGCGGTCGTGCTGCTGGTGGCCAGGATCGTGCAGCGGTCCAGCCCGCAGTTCGTGATCAACAGCTTGATCGGCATCGCGATCGGCTGGTTCTTCGCCAGCCGATCAGGCGACGCGAAGGACTTCTTCCTGCCCGGCATCCTGTGGAACGCCGCCTACATGGTGGGGATGCTGCTGTCGATCGTCACCCGGTGGCCGGTCGTGGGCTTCCTGATCGGCTCGGTCACCAACGACCCGACCGGCTGGCACAAGGATCCGGGCATCGTGAAGCTCTGCACGCGGCTGACGTGGCTGCTCATGCTGCCGTGCGCGGTCAGGGTGGCGGTGCAGGGGCCGGTCTACCTGTTCGGCGGCGGGGACCAGGCGGTGGCGGCGCTCGGGGTCGCCAAGATCGCGATGGGCTGGCCGCTCCAGGTGGCCGCGCTCGCCGCGATGCTCTGGGTCCTGGGCCGCGGCCGCACCCCGATCAAACCTCCGGTCGCCCCGGCCTGACGATCCCTCAGCGCCGCTCGCTCATCAGCAGCAGGATCGAGGGCGTTCCGGTGCCGGCCTGCGTGCTTGCGGGGCGGTCGCGGGGCGTCAGGGGCACAGCGTGGCGGCGCGCTGCAGGAATAGCTGGCGCTCGCACGTGTTCCGGGTCAGCTCAGCGGCGCGGCGGAACTCGGCGGCCGCCTCTTCGGCTCGTCCGAGCTTGGCCAGCAGGTCGCCGCGGACGGCTGGCAGGTGGGCGTAATCCCGCAGGGCACGGTCGTGCCGGAGGGTGTCGGCGAGCTCCAGCCCGCGTGCGGGTCCGTAGGCCATGCCGAGCGCGACCGCGCGGTTCAGCTCAACGATCGGCGAGGGCGTGAGGTGAGCCAGCAGCCGATACAGCGCGGCGATGCGCTCCCAGTCGGTGGCATCCGGCTTCAGCGCGCGGGCGTGGCAGGCGGCGATGGCGGCCTGGAGCCCGTACGGTCCGAGCGTGCCCAGATCCTCGGCGCGGCGCAGCGCGTCCAGACCACGACGGACGAGCAGCCGGTCCCAGCGGCTGCGGTCCTGGTCGAGCAGGAGGATGGGGGAGCCGTCCCCGGCGGTTCTGGCCGGGATGCGCGAGGCCTGGAGCTCCATGAGCGCCAGCAGGCCGTGCACCTCGGGTTCGGCGGGCATGAGCCCGGCCAGGATGCGGCCGAGACGCATGGCCTCCTGGCACAACGACGGGCGGATCCAGTCCTCGCCGGAGGTCGCCGCGTACCCCTCATTGAAGATCAGATAGATGACCTCCAGGATGGAGGCCAGCCGTTCCGGCAGTTCGGCGGGCGGCGGCAGCTCGATGGGGATCTTCTTGTCGGCGAGGGTGCGTTTGGCGCGGGAGATGCGCTGGCCGACGGTGGGCTCGGGGACGAGGAAAGCACGGGCGATCTCGGCGGTGGACAGGCCGCCGAGCAGGCGCAGGGTGAGCGCGAGCCGGCCCTCGGCCGGCACGGCGGGGTGGCAGGCGGTGAAGATGAGGCGGAGCAGGTCGTCGCCGATGTGATCGTCGAGGGCGTCGTCGAGCTCGGCTTCGGCCGTTTCCTGACGGAGCTCCATGTCGCGGCCCATCTCTTGCAGCTTGCGCTGGTAGGTGTCGCGGCGGCGGAACTGGTCGATGGCGCGGTGCTTGGCAGTGAGCGTCAGCCAGGCGCCCGGATTGTCGGGCACGCCCTTGCGAGGCCACTCTTCGAGCGCCGCCACCAACGCGTCTTGGGCCAGCTCTTCGGCCAGGGCGAGGTCGCCCGTCATGCGGGCCAGGGCGGCGATGACGCGGGCGGACTCGATCCGCCAGACCGCCTCCACCGCCCGATGGGAATCGGCTACCGTCATGCGTCCTGAATACAGCATCCGGCCGCGGACCCGCGCCTTCGCGGTCCGCGGCCGGTGGGGTGTGGGGTGTCAGGCCGGTGGGGCGAAGTCCGCCGGCGAGAACAACCGCAGCACGTCCGCCTGGCCCTCCCATCCCGGCCACAGGTCACGGTGCAGCTTGATGAAGCGGGAGGTCCACTCCACGGCCTCTTCCTTGGTCTTGACCTCGTACAGTGCGTAGCTGATCATTTCCTTGGCCTCGGCGAACGGCCCGTCGCTCACGGCCAGGCGGCCGCCGCTCACCTCGACCCTCGCCCCCTCGGAGCTGGGGGCCAGACCGCTCTGGTCGAGCAGGGCGCCGGCCTCGGTGGCCTCCTGGCCGAGTTTGAAGATGGCCTCCATGAGGTCGGCCGGCGGTGGCCCGTCGGGCTGGGCGGCGATCTTGAGCGTGACCAAGTAGCGCATCGTGCGTTGCCTTTCTTCGTTGCGGTGGGGAACGTCAGGTCTTCGTAGGGGGAGTCAGGCGGTCTGGCGGGACAGGCTCAGAGACAGTAGCGACAGCCAGCCCCAGATCGCCACGATGCCGGCGATGAACGCCAGGTTGGCCCAGGCGACGCCGCCGCCGCTGGCGATGCCCGCGAACGAGCCGAGGAAGAGCGTGCCGGTGACCCGGGAGTACAGGGCCCAGCCCTTGCGGTCCTCGCGGGCCTGCCGGGAGGCGATGACGAAGCAGGCCGCGGCCATGCACAGGAATCCGACGCCGCCGACGGCCATGTGCAGCGTCCCTGACAGGGTGACCGTGCCCGGACCTTCGGGGGTTCCAGCGGGGAAGCCCATCGCGGGGTCGGCGGGGAAGATCGCGGCGCCGATCATGCTAGCCCCGAACGCGCCGACCAGGATCGGGGCCCAGCGCGCGCCGCGCCCGGGGGACAGGCTGCGACTCAGGCCGACGGCGGCGGCGATGGTGGCCAGGGCGGTGAGGACGAAGTTCGCGGTCTGGATCCAGCCGAGCTCGCCGTTGGCCAGGAAGCTCCAGGGGTGACGGGCCAGGTCGAAGCCGTCCCGGGTGAGCGCTTGCGCCAGGGCCACGGTCACGTACGTGGGGCCGGCCACGATGCCGCAGCCGAGCAGCAGACGCCGGGTGGAGAGAGGGCGGGCGGGGGAGTGGGCAAGCTGCTGGGTCATGGTCGTCAACCTCGCGTCGGCGGGGCCGGCTCGTCCAGCCCACTGGATACGCTGCGAACGAGGCGAGGCGGTTTCGACACGCGCCCACAGATTTTTTGCAAGATTTTTTGGTGGTCCGTAGTGCCGCTCGGGTGGGACGGCAAGAAGCGCCGCCAGGCGAGAACCTGGCGCGGGGTCGAGACGGCCACGTCGACGCCACCGGCGGAGAAGGGGCTCGGAGCTATTGCGGTCGGTGGCGTGAGCAGTTGAACAGGAACGTCGCAAGGAAATTGGGCCGGCTAGGAGGCTGACGTGGGCATCCAGGACATCATCGAGGGCAAGAAGCAGTGGCGGGCGCACATGGCGCGGGTCAACGCGCTCCCGCCGGACTATCGGATCGTCTATAAGGAGATTCAGAGGTACTTCTTCAAGGTCGGGCCGGTCGGACTGACTGACTGACGGGTCTCTGCTCTCAGGGATCGTCGATTTCTTCGAGGAGGGCGTCGCGGCCAACAGAGGAGTCCTGGAACTCATCGGCAACGACGTCGCTGCCTTCTGCGACGACCTGATCAAGGACTCGCGCATCAACGCGGACATCTATCAGGAGTCCACCAGCGGGGAACCCGGCATGGCCGGGAAGTAGCACCCGTCGTCGACCCAAGGCACCGGCGGGCGCTGGGCTGTGCAGTAGGCGCCGTTCCGTTGGACGGACCCCGAGGGGGTGCTTGAACACCCTCCCGAGGCCGCGCCTGCCGGAGCAGAGCGGGGCGAACGGACCCCGATCCACGAAGACGTCGGGGAGGATCCTTTGGACGCCGAACGCCCCTTGGGAGGCGCGCCAGGCCGGCGGATGTCGCGGCGGTGAGCAGGCCTGCCGCGGTGTCGTGTCGGCGGTCGTGTCAGCACGGCAACGGGATGACGAACTCGCTCACGGACAGCGATCAGGCCGCCCGCACCCACACGCTCAAGCTTCCGCTTTACACCTCAGCTATTCGGTATTGCTAAGTACTGGTAGTCAGTGTTACTTTGTACCGGTAGTCAGCAACACCAAGTAGCTGAAAGGGGGAGGCGTCCCATGGGCAAGCTCGTGACGGAGATGCTCAAAGGAACGCTGGAGGGCATCGTCCTCGCGATCCTGTCCGGCCGGCCCGCATACGGCTACGAGATCACGGCGTGGCTGCGGGCTCAGGGCTTCTCCGACATCGCCGAAGGCACCATCTACGCGCTGCTGGTCAGGGTCGAGCAGCGCGGCCTGGTCGATGTGCAGAGGGTCCCGTCGGAGAAGGGGCCGCCGCGCAAGGTGTACTCCCTCAACGACCAGGGACGGGAGTACCTCGAAGAGTTCTGGCGGACCTGGAGCTTCCTGGCCGACCGGCTCGAACAGCTCCGCAAGGGAGGCAAGTAGACATGACTACAGGATCAAACGAGCCGAAGAGCCGCTACCTGCAGTACCTGGAGATCGTCACCGGATCGCTGGAGGAGAAGAAGCGCTACCGGCAGTACAAGGCACGCATCAAGCAGCTTCCCGAGAACTACCGCATCGCGGTCGAAGCGCTGGAGCGGTACCTGATGCACTTCGGCCCGGCCGACGGCGCCGGTGCGATGGCGATGTACGACGACCTTGCCGAGCTGTTCGAACAGGGGGCGGCGGACGGCACCCCGATCCGCGACATCTTCGGGGAGGACCCGGTGGAGTTTGTCGAGGCGTTCGTGGCCAACTACCCCCTCGGCCAGTACAGAACCCGGGAGCGCAACCGCTTCACCACCGCCATCGAGCGCGCCGCCGGCGAGAACACCACGACAAAGAACAGGACAGACTGATGACGACACAGCAAGCTGCGGCGATCCATGTGCAGGGCCTGGAGAAGTCGTACAAGGAGCTGCGCGTGCTGCGCGGCGTGGACTTCACCGTGGCGCGGGGCAGCATCTTCGCCCTGCTCGGCTCCAACGGGGCGGGCAAGACCACGGCCGTGAAGATCCTGTCCACGCTGCTCAAGGCCGACGCGGGCACGGCCCGCGTGAACGGCTTCAACGTCGCCACCCAGGCCGCGGACGTACGCGAATCGATCAGCCTGACGGGGCAGTTCGCCGCCGTCGACGAGATCCTCACCGGGCGGGAGAACCTCGTGCTGGTCGCCCGGCTGCGGCACCTCAAGAACCCAGGCAAGATCGCCGATGAGCTGCTCGCGCGCTTCTCGCTCACCGACGCGGGCGGACGGAAGGTCGCGACGTACTCCGGCGGCATGCGCCGGCGCCTGGACATCGCGATGAGCCTCATCGGGAGCCCGCCGATCATCTTCCTCGACGAGCCGACCACCGGCCTGGACCCCCAGGCCCGCATCGAGGTCTGGCAGGCCGTAAAAGAACTCGCCGGCCGCGGCACAACGGTGCTGCTCACCACGCAGTACCTGGACGAGGCCGAACAACTCGCCGACCGGATCGCGATCCTCCACGAGGGCCGGATCATCGTCAACGGCACCCTGGACGAGCTCAAGCAACTGCTCCCACCCGCCAAGGTTGAATACGTCGAAAAGCAGCCGACCCTCGAGGACGTCTTCCTCACCCTCGTCGGCACGAAGGCATAAGGAACAATGATGAGCAAGCATTTCTTCGGCGACACCGCCGTCCTGCTGGGACGCTCCCTGCGCCACATCACGCGCAGCCCGGACACCATCATCACCACTGCGATCATGCCGATCGCCATGATGCTGATGTTCGTCTACGTGTTCGGCGGCGCGATCAGAACAGGGTCGGATTCGTATGTGAACTACATGCTGCCCGGCATCCTGCTCATCACGGTGGCCTCGGGCATCGCCTACACCGCGTTCCGGCTGTTCATGGATATGAAGGGCGGCATCTTCGAGCGCTTCCAATCGATGCCGATCGCGCGGTCGTCGGTGCTGTGGGCGCACGTGCTGACCTCGCTGGTCGCCAATGTGATCTCGCTCGTGGTCGTGACGCTCGTGGCCCTGCTCATGGGCTTCCGCTCCTCGGCGGGAGTGCCGGCGTGGCTGTCGGTGGCGGGCATCCTGATCCTGTTCACCCTGGCGTTGACCTGGATCGCCGTCATCCCCGGCCTGTCCGCCAAGACGATGGAAGGCGCGAGCGCGTTCTCCTACCCGCTCATCTTCCTGCCCTTCCTCAGCTCGGCCTTCGTGCCCACCGACACCATGCCCGGCCCGCTGCGCGTCTTCGCCGAGAACCAGCCGGTGACCTCCATCGTCAACGCCATCCGCGCCCTGTTCACCGATCAGCCGGTCGGCACCGACATCTGGATCGCCCTGGCCTGGTGCGTCGGCATCCTCATCGTCGCCTACGCCTTCGCCATGAACACCTACCGCCGCAAGATCTCCTAGGGCGTATCGATCGGGCATGTCTTGATCGCGATGAGCGTGGCGGACAGGCAGATCGCGGCGCGGTTGCCCTGAACAGAACAGCACTCCCTCGGCTCGTCTCGCGCCGCCGGGCGGAGGCGTCCCCTTCGAGCTCCACACAACACCTCCTGTCGCGAGACAAGGAAAGACCATGACTGAATCCCTCCACACCGTCACGACGATGCCGACCGAGCGTCAGCCCGGCTGCCCCTTCGACCCGCCAAAGGACCTCATCGAGGCCCGCGAGCACGGCCCGATCAGCCGCTTCCCCTTCCCCGACGGACACCAGGGCTGGCTGATCACCGGCTACGACCTGGTCCGGGCGGTCCTGGCCGACCCCCGGTTCAGCTCGCGCAAGGAACTCATGCGCCACCACCCGCTGATCGACTACGGCGACATCGAGGTCCCTCCGGCCCCGCCCGGCGAGTTCCTGCTCATGGACGAGCCTCAGCACAGCCGCTACCGGAAACCGCTGGTGGGCAAGTTCACCGTCCGGCGGATGCGGCTGCTCACCGAGCGCGTCGAGCAGATCACCGCCGAGCACCTGGACGCCATGGAGAAGGCCGGGCCGCCGGTGGACCTGGTGACCGCGTTCGCCAAGCCCATCCCCGCCATCATCATCTGTGAGCTGCTGGGGGTGCCGTACGAGGACCGGGGCCGCTTCCAGGAGAACATCGACAAGTTCCTCGGCGGAGAGGTCAGCGACGAGGAGCTGATGGCGGCCTACACCGCGACGCAGCAGTACCTCGCCGAGCTGGTGGTGGCCAAGCGTGCCAACCCCACCGACGACGTGCTCAGCGACCTGCTCGACAGCGACCTGACCGACGAGGAGCTGCAGGGGATGGCCCTGATCCTGCTGTCGGCCGGGTTCGACACCACCGCGAACATGCTGGCGCTGGGCACCTTCGCGCTGCTGCAGAACCCGGACCAGCTTGCCGCGTTGCGCGCCGAGCCTGCGCTCACCGACCAGGCCGTGGAAGAGCTGCTGCGGTATCTGAGCGTCGCCAAGCAGTTCCACAGGGTGGCGCTGGAGGACATCGAACTGGGCGGCCACACCATCACGGCCGGCACGACGGTCATCCTGTCCCTCAACACCGCCAACCGCGACCCCGAACGCTTCCCCAACCCCCACGTACTCGACCTCAACCGGCAGGACGGCGGCCACCTGGCCTTCAGCCACGGCATCCACCAGTGCCTGGGCCAGCAGCTCGCCCGCGTCGAAATGCGCGTCGCGCTCCCCGCGCTGATCGACCGCTTCCCCACGCTGCGGCTGGCCGTACCAGCAGGCGAGGTCGCCCTGCGCCCGGAGACCGCCGACATCTACGGAGTCAAGAGCCTCCCGGTCACCTGGGACGCGTAACCACGAACCGATGACAGGCGAGGGCGCGTACGGGCCCGCCCGCCACCGCTGTGACTGCTCGCCTGCGGCGATCGCGTCCGCGACTCCTTTGCGCCCATATGCCGGTGACCCCTGACGAGGGCGGCTCGCGTTCCACGACAAGACCACCTAGTGCGAGCCGGAGCGACACGACGGCACGGAACCGACGGCCGGCCATGTCCGCCTTCGACGAAACCTGCTCGTGCTCCTCGCACAACAGTCTTGCCACACCGATCCAGCAGCACGGGCCGTCCCAGTCGATCCGGGCGTACGCCGTCGCCAGAAGTCTCAAATCCCTGCTTTCAGATCCCTAGAAAGGAATACAGCACGGTGGACACGACAAGCGGGACACCCGAACAGGGACACGTCGGACGCCGGACCGTATTAAGGGGCGTGCTGGGCGCCGGCGCGCTCGCCGGCGCCCACGCTGCCCTGACCGGCCGTGCCAACGCCTCCGTGAGCGGTGGTGGTGACGGTGTCGAGCACGGTGTCGAGCACGGCTGGGGAAAGGTCGCCGACGTGTTCCGCGCGAACTTCAGGAACCCTGGCGAGGTCGGCGCGGCGTGCAGCGTCTACGTGGGCGGCCGCCCCGTCGTCAACCTGTGGGGCGGCCTGGCCGATCGCGAAGCGAAGCGACCGTGGCGCAGGAACACCATCGTCCAGGTCGCATCGACGACGAAAGGCGCCACCGCGATCTGTGCCCACATGCTGGTCCAGCGCGGTGAATTGGATCTGGACGCCCCGGTGGCCCAATACTGGCCGGAGTTCGCCGCGGCCGGCAAGGAGCAGATCCCGGTGCGCTGGCTGCTGTCGCACCAGGCCGGTCTGCCGATCGTCGACGGGCCGCTGACGTTCGAGCAGGCGTGCGCATGGCACCCGGTCATCCGCGCGCTCGAGGCGCAAAAGCCGCTGTGGCAGCCGGGCACCGAGCACGTCTACCACAGCGTCACGTTCGGGTTTCTGGTCGGGGAAGTCGTGCGCCGGATCACCGGCAAGTCACTCGGCACCTTCTTCGCCGAAGAGGTGGCCGCCCCTCTCGGGCTGAGCGCCTGGATCGGGCTGCCCGAGAAAGAGGAGACACGGGTGGCCCGGATCCACTATGCCGCTCCGTTCAGCCTGGAGGAGCTGAAGGCCGGGCTGATCGCGATTACCGGGCTCGATGCGGATACGGTCACCGCATGGGTGAACGCCGTGTGGGCTCCGGGCTCGGTTCAAGCCCGCGCCGGCGAGCTCGGCGGCGCCTTGGACAACACCTCCGACTATCCCTCGACGCGTGCCTGGCGCGCGGCTGAGTTCCCGGCCGCAAACATGCTCGCGGACGCGCGATCGGTGGCGCGGATGTATGCCGCCACGGTCAGCGACGTGGACGGGGTGCGGCTGCTCGATGCGCCAACAGTCGAGAAGATGACGGTTGTCCAGACCGACAAGACGCCGATGCACGGGCTGCCGCCGGGGCTGAACATCCCGGCTGACCGCTCCTT includes:
- a CDS encoding ABC transporter ATP-binding protein, whose amino-acid sequence is MTTQQAAAIHVQGLEKSYKELRVLRGVDFTVARGSIFALLGSNGAGKTTAVKILSTLLKADAGTARVNGFNVATQAADVRESISLTGQFAAVDEILTGRENLVLVARLRHLKNPGKIADELLARFSLTDAGGRKVATYSGGMRRRLDIAMSLIGSPPIIFLDEPTTGLDPQARIEVWQAVKELAGRGTTVLLTTQYLDEAEQLADRIAILHEGRIIVNGTLDELKQLLPPAKVEYVEKQPTLEDVFLTLVGTKA
- a CDS encoding PadR family transcriptional regulator translates to MGKLVTEMLKGTLEGIVLAILSGRPAYGYEITAWLRAQGFSDIAEGTIYALLVRVEQRGLVDVQRVPSEKGPPRKVYSLNDQGREYLEEFWRTWSFLADRLEQLRKGGK
- a CDS encoding ABC transporter permease: MSKHFFGDTAVLLGRSLRHITRSPDTIITTAIMPIAMMLMFVYVFGGAIRTGSDSYVNYMLPGILLITVASGIAYTAFRLFMDMKGGIFERFQSMPIARSSVLWAHVLTSLVANVISLVVVTLVALLMGFRSSAGVPAWLSVAGILILFTLALTWIAVIPGLSAKTMEGASAFSYPLIFLPFLSSAFVPTDTMPGPLRVFAENQPVTSIVNAIRALFTDQPVGTDIWIALAWCVGILIVAYAFAMNTYRRKIS
- a CDS encoding serine hydrolase domain-containing protein, which gives rise to MDTTSGTPEQGHVGRRTVLRGVLGAGALAGAHAALTGRANASVSGGGDGVEHGVEHGWGKVADVFRANFRNPGEVGAACSVYVGGRPVVNLWGGLADREAKRPWRRNTIVQVASTTKGATAICAHMLVQRGELDLDAPVAQYWPEFAAAGKEQIPVRWLLSHQAGLPIVDGPLTFEQACAWHPVIRALEAQKPLWQPGTEHVYHSVTFGFLVGEVVRRITGKSLGTFFAEEVAAPLGLSAWIGLPEKEETRVARIHYAAPFSLEELKAGLIAITGLDADTVTAWVNAVWAPGSVQARAGELGGALDNTSDYPSTRAWRAAEFPAANMLADARSVARMYAATVSDVDGVRLLDAPTVEKMTVVQTDKTPMHGLPPGLNIPADRSFYMSLGFWRACPPMPLVGPGSFGHPGSGGSGGFADPDAGVGFGYVTNLWNFRPDDPRAANLVKAVRACLG
- a CDS encoding DUF1048 domain-containing protein, which encodes MTTGSNEPKSRYLQYLEIVTGSLEEKKRYRQYKARIKQLPENYRIAVEALERYLMHFGPADGAGAMAMYDDLAELFEQGAADGTPIRDIFGEDPVEFVEAFVANYPLGQYRTRERNRFTTAIERAAGENTTTKNRTD
- a CDS encoding cytochrome P450; amino-acid sequence: MTESLHTVTTMPTERQPGCPFDPPKDLIEAREHGPISRFPFPDGHQGWLITGYDLVRAVLADPRFSSRKELMRHHPLIDYGDIEVPPAPPGEFLLMDEPQHSRYRKPLVGKFTVRRMRLLTERVEQITAEHLDAMEKAGPPVDLVTAFAKPIPAIIICELLGVPYEDRGRFQENIDKFLGGEVSDEELMAAYTATQQYLAELVVAKRANPTDDVLSDLLDSDLTDEELQGMALILLSAGFDTTANMLALGTFALLQNPDQLAALRAEPALTDQAVEELLRYLSVAKQFHRVALEDIELGGHTITAGTTVILSLNTANRDPERFPNPHVLDLNRQDGGHLAFSHGIHQCLGQQLARVEMRVALPALIDRFPTLRLAVPAGEVALRPETADIYGVKSLPVTWDA